In the Anoplopoma fimbria isolate UVic2021 breed Golden Eagle Sablefish chromosome 7, Afim_UVic_2022, whole genome shotgun sequence genome, one interval contains:
- the LOC129093242 gene encoding LOW QUALITY PROTEIN: insulin receptor substrate 2-B (The sequence of the model RefSeq protein was modified relative to this genomic sequence to represent the inferred CDS: inserted 4 bases in 4 codons; deleted 3 bases in 2 codons; substituted 2 bases at 2 genomic stop codons) gives MWVFEEAETRTXEVFRAQGRQPLGAQPPGVLXQREEVQEQPALRRSGCRERRSGCRVPPKRVIYLYQCFTVNKRADSKNKHLIALYTKDEYFAIVAENEQEQEDWYVAVSELMSEGKKGHVDSDDLDDGYGTVTPGTVFKEVWQVNVKPKGLGQTKNLTGVYRLCLSTKTVHLVKLNSETPCVNLQLMNIRRCGHSESFFFIEVGRSSSIGPGEIWMQVDDSVVAQNMHETILETMKALKAFAEFRPRSKSQSSGSNPMPFITTRRHLGNLPPSQTGLQRRSRTESVVGTPPSSKSSGXSGYRFRTSSEGEGTMNRPFRSATGSLVHLNSARARPEGVGSSSGVAGVGSSSGVAGGVATGNAGTSTGSGRYVRAIPGTASTYHARSASLPVSHFPSTTSPVSVSSSSGHGSVSDTLTRPSSASICGSPSDGGFNSSDEYGSSPGDFRYFRVRSNTPDSLGNTPPIREENCLNDYMAMGWNREVFGTSAGSGNNSGCDTPRDESTSTTEDDRISSSLRRRTHSFTRPAGGSGVAVYQKMTQTNFSLEEGSDLVLPFGSGLLRGGPSSSSSSLRSDYSSCSEHSQQSRPSTLPRTEAGGGVERPPLLLSSSSSAKEDSGYMPMLCGVAASPRDTPPDYMPMQPSSYSHPVSHSPQFHSPALGARSAHHHHPHHHPQLQSQSQSSADSHGYMMMLPGASGSSPSPGQAXPSPHRSSNATGAGARDSIAERPENGEYMDMSYCSGGGXKPSNEGSSGYYTAGTPEGTPKSYSPYFSLPRSYKAPTRDRDEKEYGEYVPMSSPAKPVYSSVATASMSTPEKKGGGGSNTSTPSHPPPPYGAHHTTAAMADRRAARPNRLPLGRRSFHGPLRVSEPSTASAGSAASVPAAVSSSEGPSSPGEYINIEFGDHYPHQQQPPAYPLSAQDEAPSLGSSDRGHSPHQDYMSVEVAADPEDGAGCLGKNQSPRPSLVAPWNPPSYIRPLASNPGALASPXVSAAGHWKSMGDDYTDMTFNLSRGERTQTSPTAMLQHLCVIEGRYGHAPPSSSNAISPPLPPSSPERAPTQQLEPKVVRADPQGRRRHSSETFSSTSSSNSTPSGGGTAPASSSTHPAPTNPTAPNGSYLTDGQASRWASSASFDSMWVSMEGLGDLPAPHAPVRSMEMGAASASSSGSGRMCRNMSVGYQNGLNYIALELRDDGSSTGAVASGAGGSHGSSAAAAAAAVAPLPENGAYASIDFTKSDGVTTTTKD, from the exons GTTGCCGCGTCCCCCCTAAACGCGTTATTTACCTCTACCAGTGCTTCACGGTCAACAAAAGGGCGGattccaaaaacaaacacctcATAGCGCTTTACACTAAGGACGAGTACTTTGCTATAGTGGCCGAGAACGAGCAGGAGCAAGAGGACTGGTACGTGGCGGTCAGCGAGCTCATGAGCGAGGGCAAGAAAGGTCACGTTGACTCGGATGATCTAGACGACGGGTACGGGACGGTCACGCCTGGGACGGTGTTCAAGGAGGTGTGGCAGGTGAATGTGAAACCGAAAGGACTCGGGCAAACCAAGAACCTCACAGGTGTTTACCGGCTTTGCCTCTCAACGAAAACGGTCCACCTGGTGAAGTTGAACTCCGAAACGCCGTGCGTCAACCTCCAGCTGATGAACATCAGGCGCTGCGGGCATTCGGAGAGCTTCTTCTTCATCGAGGTGGGCCGCTCCTCCTCCATCGGGCCGGGGGAGATATGGATGCAGGTGGACGATTCCGTCGTGGCCCAGAACATGCACGAAACCATCTTGGAGACGATGAAGGCGCTGAAAGCGTTTGCGGAGTTTCGGCCGAGGAGTAAGAGCCAGTCGTCGGGCTCCAACCCGATGCCGTTCATCACGACGCGGCGACACCTGGGCAACCTGCCGCCGAGCCAGACGGGGCTGCAGCGGCGGTCGAGGACGGAGTCCGTGGTGGGGACGCCGCCGTCCAGTAAGAGCTCCG CGAGTGGTTATCGCTTCAGGACATCCAGCGAGGGCGAGGGGACGATGAACCGGCCGTTCCGATCCGCCACGGGAAGCCTGGTGCACCTCAACTCGGCGAGGGCGCGTCCGGAAGGGgttggcagcagcagcggcgtAGCAGGGgttggcagcagcagcggcgtAGCAGGTGGTGTTGCCACGGGGAATGCTGGCACAAGCACGGGCAGCGGACGCTACGTCAGAGCCATCCCGGGGACGGCGTCCACCTACCACGCCCGATCCGCCTCCCTGCCGGTGTCCCACTTCCCCTCCACCACCAGTCCAGTGAGCGTGTCCTCAAGCAGCGGCCACGGATCCGTCTCCGACACGCTAACCCGTCCGTCGAGCGCCTCCATATGCGGCTCCCCGTCCGACGGCGGCTTCAACTCCTCAGACGAGTACGGCTCCAGTCCCGGCGACTTCCGGTACTTCCGGGTGCGGAGCAACACGCCGGACTCCCTCGGCAACACCCCGCCAATCAGAGAGGAGAACTGTCTGAACGACTACATGGCCATGGGCTGGAACCGGGAGGTGTTCGGTACCAGCGCGGGCTCCGGAAACAACAGCGGGTGTGACACGCCGCGGGACGAGAGCACGTCGACGACGGAAGACGATCGCATCTCGTCGTCGTTGAGGAGGAGGACGCACTCTTTCACCAGGCCGGCCGGCGGTTCCGGAGTTGCGGTTTACCAGAAAATGACCCAGACGAACTTCTCTCTGGAGGAGGGGTCGGACCTCGTGTTGCCGTTTGGCAGCGGGCTGCTCCGCGGCGGgccgtcttcctcctcttcctcgctccGCTCCGACTACAGCTCCTGCTCCGAGCACAGCCAGCAGAGCCGTCCCTCCACGCTCCCCCGGACGGAGGCCGGCGGCGGCGTTGAGcgtccccctctcctcctc tcgtcctcctcctctgccaagGAAGACAGCGGCTACATGCCCATGCTGTGTGGCGTGGCTGCGTCTCCGCGGGACACGCCTCCCGACTACATGCCTATGCAACCCAGCTCTTACTCCCATCCCGTCTCCCATTCCCCCCAGTTTCACAGTCCGGCTTTAGGCGCCCGTTCagcccaccaccaccacccccaccaccac cctcaGCTCCAGTCCCAATCCCAATCCTCCGCAGACTCCCACGGCTACATGATGATGCTCCCGGGGGCCAGTGGCAGCTCCCCCTCCCCGGGGCAGG TCCCCAGCCCTCACAGAAGCTCCAACGCAACAGGTGCCGGTGCGAGAGACAGCATAGCGGAGAGACCAGAGAACGGGGAATATATGGACATGTCGTACTGCAGCGGCGGGG GCAAGCCCTCAAATGAAGGCAGCAGCGGGTATTACACAGCCGGCACGCCCGAGGGCACCCCAAAGTCTTACAGCCCTTatttctccctccctcgctcctaCAAAGCCCCCACCAGAGACCGAGACGAGAAAGAGTACGGAGAGTACGTTCCTATGAGTTCTCCCGCCAAGCCAGTCTATTCGTCAGTTGCCACGGCTTCCATGTCGACACCAGAGAAGAAGGGCGGGGGAGGCAGTAACACCTCCACCCCCTCTCACCCACCCCCGCCTTACGGGGCTCACCATACGACGGCGGCGATGGCCGACCGACGCGCCGCGAGGCCCAACCGCCTCCCTTTAGGCAGGAGGAGTTTCCACGGCCCGCTGCGGGTTAGTGAGCCCTCCACGGCGTCGGCGGGCAGCGCCGCCTCGGTCCCCGCCGCCGTCAGCTCATCAGAAGGGCCCTCCAGTCCCGGCGAGTACATCAACATTGAGTTCGGGGATCACTACCCCCACCAACAACAGCCCCCTGCTTATCCCCTCTCTGCCCAAGATGAAGCGCCTTCCCTGGGATCTAGTGACCGCGGTCACTCCCCTCACCAGGACTACATGAGCGTGGAGGTGGCGGCGGACCCGGAGGACGGCGCCGGATGTCTGGGTAAAAACCAGTCGCCCCGACCCAGCCTCGTCGCCCCCTGGAACCCACCCAGCTACATCCGACCCCTGGCCAGCAACCCTGGGGCGCTGGCCTCCC GCGTCTCCGCCGCAGGCCACTGGAAGTCGATGGGGGACGACTACACGGACATGACGTTCAACCTAAGCAGAGGGGAGAGGACGCAAACGAGCCCCACGGCCATGCTGCAGCACCTCTGCGTGATAGAGGGACGTTACGGCCACGCCCCCCCCTCTTCGTCCAACGCAATttccccccctcttcctccatcaaGCCCGGAAAGAGCGCCGACGCAACAGCTGGAACCCAAGGTGGTCCGCGCCGACCCACAAGGCAGGAGAAGGCACAGCTCGGAGACGTTCTCCTCTACATCCTCCTCTAACTCGACTCCCTCTGGAGGAGGAACCGCCCCCGCATCCTCATCCACCCACCCGGCACCAACCAACCCCACGGCCCCCAACGGCTCGTACCTAACGGACGGTCAGGCTTCCAGGTGGGCCAGCTCGGCGTCTTTCGACAGCATGTGGGTGTCCATGGAGGGTCTGGGGGACTTGCCGGCTCCCCACGCCCCGGTCAGATCCATGGAGATGGGCGCCGCCTCGGCATCCTCCTCCGGATCTGGCAGGATGTGCAGGAACATGTCCGTGGGCTACCAGAACGGCCTGAACTACATCGCCCTGGAGCTGAGGGACGACGGGAGCAGCACGGGAGCCGTGGCGTCGGGAGCCGGTGGCAGCCACGGGAGctcggcggcggcggcggcggcggcggtggcaCCTCTGCCGGAGAACGGAGCCTACGCCAGTATAGACTTCACCAAATCTGATGGAGTCACCACGACAACCAAGG